The sequence TCGACCGGAATCATAGCTGATAGGGTCATCAGATTGGAGTCGGACGACAACGGAGACAACTTTTACGAAGACGCGGACAGCTGGGTGGTGCGCATAGAAACGTGGCCTTGGGCTGACCGCCGCCACAACGCGGAGCTAGCGATTGGGAAGACCGACCCGGACGGAGCCGACGACGCGACCGTGAAGTTCGAAACCGGCACGGCAGAAGAGATAGAACGCCTGCTGATTGAACGGGCGAGCTTCACTCCGTCTGACGCAAAAGAGATCGCGCGTGTTGCTGGCCTGACAGACGAGGATTCCTATGGCGATGAGCCGCAGTACCTGCGCAGCCGTCTCGTTACCGGAGTTGCCGTTGCGTCGTTCGATGCCGACCTGGTACGTGGACTCCGGCTCAACACTGTTGACAAGTGGCTGGAATATCCGTAAGCGATCCATTATCGACGTCCCTCTGCGAGTGGAGTTGAGGGCCATGAATCGCAGAGAGGCGTGGCGTGTGCTCAGCGCAGGGAAGCAGGCATTTTCCTGGGCAGAAGCGCGTCGTAGTCGTCTACACATGGTCGCCATGTGCCTGAACAGCCAGTGGAGGTAGCGGTACGGGTCGATTCGACAGGCTTTGCAGGTTTCGAGCAGAGAGTAAAGATTGGCGCTCGCAGTCGCGCCATCAACCGTGTCCGAGAACAGCCAGCCGCGGCGCCCCATTACAAACGGGCGGATCGAATTCTCACAGTCGTTATGCCGACTCCCCGATTATGCCGCGTCATGTATGCGCGTGGCGGTGGGTATGGCCTTTCATGATCCCTGTGTCGGCATAAACGTATGATTTCTCAGGCTGGCTATCGGGCTGGCCAGGAGAGATCAGATGAATGCGACACGCACAGTCAGCGAGTCCGGCGGGCTGCCGGCCCATCACATCGATGCATTTCTTGATCGTCTTCGGACGGCACACTACTCCGAGATATCGCTTCGCAAGAAACGAAGAGTCCTGTGTGCGCTCTCTGGGTGGATGAAGAACAGAAACATCGACCTGATTGATCTCGATGAGTCTGTCACGGCTCGTTTTTATGAAGCGCATGATCGACGCATCACGAGACCGCGTCCAGCGTGCGCGTCCCACACTACGGCAGTTTCTCGCCTATCTGCGTGCCGAAGCCATTGTGTGCCCGCCGACGTCGGGCCGCCAATCCGCAATCGCGCACATCTATGGTCGATACCTGGACTATCTGAGGCAGGATCGTGGACTCGCGAAGAACTCTCTGCTCGTCTATGGCCCGTTCATTCGCGACTTTCTCGACAGCCACTCGGCCGGCGACGGAAGTTTATTGCCAGATGCATTCGACGCGGTAACGATCCGGAATCATCTTCTTGCCCGCAGCAAAGGCCGATCGGCGGAGTACACGCGGCTGATGGCAGTTGCGCTTCGCTCGTTCTGCCATTTCCTCTTTCTGCGTGGCGATACGGCCCGTGACCTGTATGAGTCAGTGCCCTCGGTTCGTAAGTGGCGACGGTCGACTGTGCCAACGTTCCTCACGCCTGAGCAGCAAGAAGCTCTCATTGCATCGGCAGACCAGTCGACCACGACTGGGCTTCGTGACTACGCAATCCTGCTGTTGTTGGCGCGGCTTGGCTTACGTGCCGGAGAAATCGTCGCAATCGAGCTCGACGACATTCACTGGCGTTCGGGGGAACTCGTCGTTCATGGCAAGGGGCAGATGGTCGAGCACGTCCCGCTGCCATCGGAGGTCGGAGAAGCAATCGCAACATATCTCCGCGATGGTCGCGGAGCGAGTGCATCGCGGCGCATCTTCCTTCGCAGATTGCCACCTCGGGTTGGTTTGGCGCGGCCGGCGGCGATTGGCAAGATTGTTTGTCAGGCCTTCGCACGTGCCGGTTTCCGCCCCGCGTGCCGGGGCGCCGCACATCTGTTCCGTCACGGTCTGACGACGACGATGATTCGCCACGGGGCCTCGATGGCAGAAATAGCCGAGGTCTTGCAGCACCGCTCACCGGACAGTACCGCGATCTATGCAAAGGTCGCGTTTGAGGACCTGCGCGAGGTCGCGCGCCCGTGGCCCACGGCTGGAGGTCCAATATGACTGCGATCCGCGAAAACCGCTGACGCGGTAGTGGGAGGGAAGCGGAGGTCTGTGGCTGGCGTTCGGCCAGGACGGTTGTCGGATGCCGGGCCACGACGAGCGGACGTGCAGGCGGCCAGGAGCAGCATGGGGATGCCCGACCGGGCAGCCATCCACCGTTTCCTGGAGGTCCACCATGGCACCGCTCCGCGAACGCATGCAGCACGACATGCTGATCCGCAATCTCGCAGACAACACCCAGAAGTCCTACCTGCTGCAGGTTTCCTGTTTCGCCCGGCACTTCGGCCGCTCGCCTGAACTGCTCGGCCCCGAAGAGTACGACGATGCGGCGCGTGAACCGGGGCCCAGCGGCGCGTTCGACTGCCTTCGCAGCCATCACGACGCCGACGAGAAGCTAAGGAAGGTCTGCACAACTCGTTTTCAGAGAGTTGGCCGTTTGCCACTTGCGTCGTATCAGCCATGAGAGTCTGCTGGCAGGTTGGTCGCCTGGCTTTTTGAAGCGTGACGACCACTGTTTGCCGAGATTCGCGGCCTGAATCTGCGAGCGTTTCAAGCGTTCCACAAAGCCTTGCGTGCCATCCACAGGTTGCCCAGAGCAAATAGTGTCGTGATCTGGGCGGTGTTCTTCATCAACCCCCGGTACCGGGTCTTCGTATAGCCAAACTGCTGTTTGAGGACGCGGAACGGATGTTCAACCTTGGCGCGGATGCCGGCCTTCAGGCGTTCAATCTGATCGAATATCGCGTCCAGCCGATCGGTTAGGTCCAGTTGTCTGCGCCTGCCTGGTCGCATCGCGACATGCCAGCGAACCGCGCTTACCTGGCAGCGCTTTTCGATACCCTGATATCCGGCGTCAGCGTACACATCCATTTCCTGGCCGTGCAACAGCGCTTCGGCCGCATTGATGTCATGAACGTTGGCGGCTGTGCCGATGACCGTGTGGACCAGGCCCGACTCTGCGTCCACGCCGACGTGCGCTTTCATCCCGAAGTACCATTGATTTCCCTTCTTCGTCTGGTGCATTTCCGGGTCCCGTGTACCAGAGCCGTTCTTCGTCGAAGTGGGTGCGGAAATCAAGGTAGCGTCGACCGCCGACCCCACCTTCAGCATCAAGCCTTTCTCGCTCAGGATCTCATTGACCAGCGTTAGCATCTGCGCAGCCAGGCCGTGCGTTTCGAGAAGGTGACGGAACCGGAGAATCGTGCTCTCGTCCGGCAAACGCGTCATACCCTCGTCCAGCCCAGCAAACTCACGATACAGCGGCACGTCATAAAGCGCCTCTTCCATCGCCGGGTCTGACAGACCAAACCACTGCTGCATGAAGTGGATCTGCGGCATCGTCGCAATAGGAAACGGCGGCCTTCCAGTCTTACCCCTTGGATAGTGCGGTTCGATCAACGCAATCAACCTCGACCATGGCACAACGCGCCTCATCTCATCGAGAAATTCCCGCTTGCGCGTGCGTTTAGTTGAAAGATCCAGACCAAGACCAAGCTGTGTCATCGAGGTACCCCTTAAACCTGCCTTCTCCCAGGTTAGTCCACCGAGACGTCAACGCCAGGACTTTTGCAGACCTTCCCTAGATCGCGATTCATTTTGCGTGCGTGCCAAGGAAGAAACGGTGCGCACGAAGACGGTCGTCATCGGTGTGGGCCGGGAACCGTTCGTTCCTGACTTCGCACGCCTGATTGGCGGAAAGAACGTTTTTCATAGCGGCGCATTCCTGAGTGAAAAGCGGAATTTTTCAGGTTGGAGCGTGGCGGTGGTGGGCGGCGGCCAAAGCAGCGCCGAAGTCGTCAGCGCGCTACTGCGCGGGTCACATGGAGAACCGGCATCGATTACGTGGGTGTCGCGTCGGCCAAATCTGTTTGCCCTCGAAGACAGCCCATTCGTCAATGAATGGTTCTTTCCCCAACACAGCACGTGGTTCCAACGGTGTTCACGCGAGGCGCGTGAACGATTTCTGATGGGGCAGGAACTGGCGGGCGATGGCGTCAGCGCCTCGACGCTTCGGGAAATCTATCAGCTCTTGTACGAGCGCGAAGTGGCGCATAAGGCAAGGCCGGGCGCCTGCGAGATACGGATCGATTCGTCGGTCGAGGCAATGAGTCTCGACGGGCCTGGTTATCTGTTGACAGTGCGTGACCGCGTGAACGGCAATGTGATGCACGCATATGCGGATGTCGTCATTCTCTGCACAGGGTACAGATCCTTGCTGCCGCGGTTACTCGAGCCTTTACGAAGCCGGCTGTCGTTTGTGCAAAACACATTAGGAGATACGGAGCTTGAGATACGCGATGATTTTTCCGTAGTCCTGGATGGGCCGCCCGGCTGTCGGCTCTATCTGCAAAACGGCGCACGCTCGCAGTATGGGGTCGCAGATCCCTACCTCAGTCTGCTCTCATGGCGCAGTGCGCGAATCTTGAACGCCATTCTCCGTATGGAGCGCTTCGATTGCGGTGTAATGAGCGTGTAGAGCGTCAAGCATGAAGTCCGGCCGAACGACAATTATCTTGTCCGGTCAGCGGGGGTAATTGTCGCTGTTCAAGAGGTCATAGTTGTCGCTCCTTGTGACTCGGGATCCGGTAGTTGACGCCGCCGTGCAGCCTTGTTGTCGGTGGCGTTCCGACGCCGGTAGCTCTCGACGTTCAGTTCGAAGATCGTCGAGTGATGGACCAGGCGATCGATGGCGGCCACGGTCATGGCCGGGTCGGGGAAGACGTCATTCCAGCCGGAGAACGGCTGGTTGGCTGTGATCAGAAGGCTGCGCCGCTCATATCTCTCGGCGATCAGCTCGAACAGCACGCTGGTTTCGGCCTGATCCTTACGGACGTATGAGAGGTCGTCGAGGATGATCAGATCGAAGTGATCGAGCTTCGCGAGCATCGACGGCAACTGCAGGCTCTGGCGTGCAACCTGTAGCTTCTGCACGAATTCGCTGGTGCGCGTGAACAGCACCCGGTAACCGGCGTCGATCAGAGCGTGGCCGATGGCGGAACCGAGATGTGTCTTGCCGCCGCCGGGCGGCCCGAACAACAGGATCGTGGCACCTTTCTCCAGCCACGAATCGCCGCTGGCCAGCGCCATGACGTGCGCCTTCGAGACCATTGGCACCATGCTGAAGTTGAAGGTATCGAGCGTCTTGGTCGGATCCAGATGCGATTCGACGCGGTGCCGCTCAATACGCCGTTTCACACGCTCGGCGAGTTCGTGTTCGAGCAGCGCACCAAGTAGCCGCGTGGCCTGCCAGCCTTCCTTGTCGGAACGCTGGGCAAATTCAGGCCACAGCCGGCCGATGGTCGGCAGCCGCAGTTCATTGAGCATCAACCCCAGACGGGCGGCATCGTAGGTAGCAGCGGTGTTCATACCGGCACCTCGTCATCGAGCAGCGTGTCGTAGAGTGCCGCCGATGGCGTCGCAACCACCACTTCAGGACACTGGGGCTGACGCGGTGCAAATTCGTGACGCAACTGCTCCAGGTCGGGTAACTTGCCGGCAGCGAGCAACGCATCGAGCCGTTCGGCAAGGATTGCCTCGACGCCGTGATACGCGGCCAGCTCGAGTAGCCCGACCATGAGCTTGCAGGCTTCGCGTTGTGCCAGTCTCGCCTCAAGCTGCTCCCAGGTGCGGCGATACGCTTCGCGAGGAAACAGGTCGTCGCGAAACGCCAGGCCCCTGAAGGCCTGCGGCTTACGTCTGAGTGCATCGATGAAGTGTCGGTAGTCGAGGGCGCGACCGCGGCCGTAGGGCACACGCGAGCCCCGCTGGGTGCTGTGCACCAGTGCGCCGGACAGATAGCAGTCGAGTCGGTCGTTATAGAGCCGTACCCGCAGGCGGTGGCCGATCAGGCGCGATGGTGCGCTGTAGAGGATCCCGCGCACGGTAAAGGTGCCACAGCGGGTCACGCGCGCTTCTTCCTCGACGAAGTCGGTCGTGCGACGCTCGGGCAGATCGTGCAGATGCTCGCGCTCAACGTTGAACCCAGCAGCATTGCGCCGGTTACGGCGCATGACGACTTCGCGAACGAACCCGTCATAGGCAGCACGTTCTGCAAAGTCGCGATGACCCCGCAGCATCAACGCCTGATCGATTGCCTCCTTCAGGTGACGATGCGATGACTCCACGCTGCCGTTCTCGTGGCCCCGGCCGCGGTTGTTGCGCGTGCCGACCATGCCGTAATGCTCGAGCAGCGCGGTATAGCGGACCGTGAAGTCGTCCTGTTCCTGCAGATTCCTGAACCCCGCCGACAGACTGTCGGTGCGGTGTTCCCGTGGGCATCCGCCGGCCTGCCACAATGCATTCTGCAAGCCTTGGGAGAGCGCTTCAAAGCTCTCGCCCCCATCGACGACACAGGCGTATTCCCAGTGCGAGAACGCGAGCACAAAGTGGTACAGCCGGTGGGCGAACGGCACGCCGGTGATCGTGATACCAAGGCCGCCCATATCGGTGAAGTCCGACAGCCCCTGTGCGCCAGGCAGATGCTCCTGGGGAAAGAAGACTTCCTTGCCTGGTCCCTCAAGGGCACGCCACTGGCTAACGCGTCGCTCCAGCGTACGCCGCATGCTGTCAGGAAACTCGCCCGGATGCGTCTCCTGCAGTTTGCCCAGCAGCGTGATGGCCTTCAGCCCGGGGACGCTGCGCAGCAGAGGCAGCACTTCACTCTCCCAGACCTCGGCAAATGGATCGGGGCGAGTGCGCCAATCGCGATGCGGCTTCTGCGACGGTAACCGGCCATCGCGTTCGATTCGCCGTGCCGTGCGCGAACTCATGCCCGACTTGGCAGCAGCGACTTCCTGAGTGTGATGTTTGCGCTTGCTCATATAGAGGCGGACCTGCTGGTCCGTGATTCGGGTTCCGGACATGGCTGTTCGCTTCTTCTTGAACGCGACCAGCCATCCTATGACCCCATCATCCCGGCGCCGCCGGTGGTGCGTCGTCTCCGGCGGCTACGCCGCCTTCGACTCCGCACCACCGGCCAACACAATCGTCAATCGACCGGACAAGATAATTGTCGGCGCCCAGAGCGGTGCTATCACGTGGTCAGGCGAAACCTTGGCGGCGTCGCGGAAGCCATCGCAAGAGATGACGGAGAAAATTTCATGACTCGAAAGCACGGTTTCACCACGATAGATCTCGCCGGAATGTCTCATGCGTCGTTGCCGCCGGAGCTGCAGAAGGCGCCTAACGTCGTCAATGCATTTGCTGATGACCGCTTTAGTGGCAATCCCGCGGGTGTTGTTATCTTGCGTGAATTTCCTCCGGCCGAGCAATTGCAAGCGGCTGCTCACTATGCGAAGCTGCCGACCACTGCCTTTGTGGCACCATCATCGGACCACGACGAATTCGCGTGCTTCGACATACGATGGTTTACGCCTAGTGCCGAGCTTGAGCTGTGTGGTCATGCGACGCTCGCGGCGGCGCATTGGCTCTTTACTCGAGGGAAAGTGCCGGGCCACGCGCTGACATTCAGATCAAGGAGCGGCGTGCTTGCTATTACGCGCGCTGGCGATGCGATCACCATGAGCTTCCCTCGCATTCTCAGCGTCGCCGCTGACAAGACCACGGCGCGCACCGTGTCGGACGCGCTTGGTGTGCCGCTGGTCGAATGCCGGCGTGCTTATGATGATCTGATTGCCGTGGTCGCGGAAGAGTCTATCGTCACGCGTTTTGTGCCGGATCTCGCTGCAATTCACGGCCTTGAATGTCGTGGCGTCGTGCTGACCGCACGTACCGATCCAAACGGTTCGCTCGCGGAATATGACATCGTGTCGCGGTTTTTCGCGCCAGCGATTTCCATCGACGAGGATCAGGTGTGTGTGTCCGCGCATTGCAAGCTTCAGCCGTACTGGTCCGAGCGCTTGGGCCGCTCGAATCTGCGTGCGTTGCAAGCCTCAGCTAGCGGTGGGCGGCTAGGACTGGACGCAAGGGGCGATCGTGTCTTAATCGAAGGTAGCGCGCGCTTCGGAGACATTGACGGCATTCGACATGGAACGGTTGCGTGCGGCCCAGTTACCACCTGTGCTATCGGTGTGACCATGCGTGAGTTCGATGGCTTGGCGAGTGAACATTCCAAGGCGCCTTTCCGGCTTGCGTCATTTCGCGTCGCTCCTGGTTGCGCCACCGTTGCGGAAGCGCATGACGTGGCAGAACTTTGGCATCTCTCCAGGGGACATGGTCGTGCGGTAGTCGACGGCCGGAGCATCGAGTTGAAGGCAGGCGACTCGGTTCAATTCGCCCCTCGAGAGCGTCACCAGTTGCACAACGTCGGAGATGAGGCTATAGAGGCCGTTTCGATTTGGTGGGGGGTGCCCCGGTCATGACCATGTGCTTCTGGCTCTGATGTGATGGACGACTCCCGCTAACCAGCGAGCGGTTTATGCCAAAGTGGAAAAGTCGTGACGTCCACGGCAAAGGAGCGTTCATCATGAATATAGCGACTGTTGGACTGGATCTGGCCAAGAGCGTGATGCAGGTTCACGCAGTGAATTCGCAAGGCGAAATCGTTGTGCGCAAACAGCTCAGACGCGCGAATGTACTTCGGTATTTTGCTACGCTCGAACCGTGTGTAATCGGCATGGAAGCGTGCGCCTCGTCGCACTACCGGGGCCGTGAGCTCACCAAGCTCGGACACACCGTTCGACTGATCGCCCCGCAGTTCGTCCGGCCTTACGTAAAGAGCAACAAGACCGACGCGGCCGACGCCGAAGCAATCTGCGAGGCGATAACGCGACCGAACATGCGCTTTGTACCGCTCAAGACGCAGGCGCAACAGAC comes from Paraburkholderia youngii and encodes:
- a CDS encoding site-specific integrase, whose protein sequence is MKRMIDASRDRVQRARPTLRQFLAYLRAEAIVCPPTSGRQSAIAHIYGRYLDYLRQDRGLAKNSLLVYGPFIRDFLDSHSAGDGSLLPDAFDAVTIRNHLLARSKGRSAEYTRLMAVALRSFCHFLFLRGDTARDLYESVPSVRKWRRSTVPTFLTPEQQEALIASADQSTTTGLRDYAILLLLARLGLRAGEIVAIELDDIHWRSGELVVHGKGQMVEHVPLPSEVGEAIATYLRDGRGASASRRIFLRRLPPRVGLARPAAIGKIVCQAFARAGFRPACRGAAHLFRHGLTTTMIRHGASMAEIAEVLQHRSPDSTAIYAKVAFEDLREVARPWPTAGGPI
- a CDS encoding IS5 family transposase, with amino-acid sequence MTQLGLGLDLSTKRTRKREFLDEMRRVVPWSRLIALIEPHYPRGKTGRPPFPIATMPQIHFMQQWFGLSDPAMEEALYDVPLYREFAGLDEGMTRLPDESTILRFRHLLETHGLAAQMLTLVNEILSEKGLMLKVGSAVDATLISAPTSTKNGSGTRDPEMHQTKKGNQWYFGMKAHVGVDAESGLVHTVIGTAANVHDINAAEALLHGQEMDVYADAGYQGIEKRCQVSAVRWHVAMRPGRRRQLDLTDRLDAIFDQIERLKAGIRAKVEHPFRVLKQQFGYTKTRYRGLMKNTAQITTLFALGNLWMARKALWNA
- a CDS encoding SidA/IucD/PvdA family monooxygenase, with protein sequence MRAKEETVRTKTVVIGVGREPFVPDFARLIGGKNVFHSGAFLSEKRNFSGWSVAVVGGGQSSAEVVSALLRGSHGEPASITWVSRRPNLFALEDSPFVNEWFFPQHSTWFQRCSREARERFLMGQELAGDGVSASTLREIYQLLYEREVAHKARPGACEIRIDSSVEAMSLDGPGYLLTVRDRVNGNVMHAYADVVILCTGYRSLLPRLLEPLRSRLSFVQNTLGDTELEIRDDFSVVLDGPPGCRLYLQNGARSQYGVADPYLSLLSWRSARILNAILRMERFDCGVMSV
- the istB gene encoding IS21-like element helper ATPase IstB encodes the protein MNTAATYDAARLGLMLNELRLPTIGRLWPEFAQRSDKEGWQATRLLGALLEHELAERVKRRIERHRVESHLDPTKTLDTFNFSMVPMVSKAHVMALASGDSWLEKGATILLFGPPGGGKTHLGSAIGHALIDAGYRVLFTRTSEFVQKLQVARQSLQLPSMLAKLDHFDLIILDDLSYVRKDQAETSVLFELIAERYERRSLLITANQPFSGWNDVFPDPAMTVAAIDRLVHHSTIFELNVESYRRRNATDNKAARRRQLPDPESQGATTMTS
- the istA gene encoding IS21 family transposase; translated protein: MSGTRITDQQVRLYMSKRKHHTQEVAAAKSGMSSRTARRIERDGRLPSQKPHRDWRTRPDPFAEVWESEVLPLLRSVPGLKAITLLGKLQETHPGEFPDSMRRTLERRVSQWRALEGPGKEVFFPQEHLPGAQGLSDFTDMGGLGITITGVPFAHRLYHFVLAFSHWEYACVVDGGESFEALSQGLQNALWQAGGCPREHRTDSLSAGFRNLQEQDDFTVRYTALLEHYGMVGTRNNRGRGHENGSVESSHRHLKEAIDQALMLRGHRDFAERAAYDGFVREVVMRRNRRNAAGFNVEREHLHDLPERRTTDFVEEEARVTRCGTFTVRGILYSAPSRLIGHRLRVRLYNDRLDCYLSGALVHSTQRGSRVPYGRGRALDYRHFIDALRRKPQAFRGLAFRDDLFPREAYRRTWEQLEARLAQREACKLMVGLLELAAYHGVEAILAERLDALLAAGKLPDLEQLRHEFAPRQPQCPEVVVATPSAALYDTLLDDEVPV
- a CDS encoding PhzF family phenazine biosynthesis isomerase, whose protein sequence is MTRKHGFTTIDLAGMSHASLPPELQKAPNVVNAFADDRFSGNPAGVVILREFPPAEQLQAAAHYAKLPTTAFVAPSSDHDEFACFDIRWFTPSAELELCGHATLAAAHWLFTRGKVPGHALTFRSRSGVLAITRAGDAITMSFPRILSVAADKTTARTVSDALGVPLVECRRAYDDLIAVVAEESIVTRFVPDLAAIHGLECRGVVLTARTDPNGSLAEYDIVSRFFAPAISIDEDQVCVSAHCKLQPYWSERLGRSNLRALQASASGGRLGLDARGDRVLIEGSARFGDIDGIRHGTVACGPVTTCAIGVTMREFDGLASEHSKAPFRLASFRVAPGCATVAEAHDVAELWHLSRGHGRAVVDGRSIELKAGDSVQFAPRERHQLHNVGDEAIEAVSIWWGVPRS